In one window of Cystobacter fuscus DSM 2262 DNA:
- the argC gene encoding N-acetyl-gamma-glutamyl-phosphate reductase yields the protein MHKAAIGIIGASGYSGVEATHILAAHGQVELRLVTSDRWKGESVGRRLGIMGPVGQLRYAPLDQSAELARECEVVLLATPAESSLELVPGLLEAGVRVIDLSGAFRLQDTAAYPSFYNFTHGSPALLAEAVYGLPELVSRERIARARLVSNPGCYATACALSVAPLLRAGLLDEGSIIFDAASGTTGAGRKGNEDMSFSEVDEDFRAYRVLRHQHTPEIAQTLAGVAGRAVPLTFTAHLLPLKRGILVTAYARLAQGATAAEARAALEKSYADCPFLSVESSPDAVGLKAVVGTNRCTVGLAVDATGHDPGRVVVTAAIDNLVKGAAGQAVQNLNLMKGWEETLGLSTLRGFTP from the coding sequence ATGCATAAGGCGGCGATCGGCATCATTGGCGCGTCCGGCTACTCCGGCGTCGAGGCGACCCACATCCTGGCGGCCCACGGGCAGGTGGAGCTGCGGCTGGTGACCAGCGACCGCTGGAAGGGCGAGTCGGTGGGCCGCCGGCTGGGAATCATGGGCCCCGTGGGGCAGCTGCGCTATGCGCCGCTGGACCAGAGCGCCGAGCTGGCGCGCGAGTGCGAGGTGGTGCTGCTGGCCACGCCCGCCGAGTCCTCGCTGGAGCTCGTGCCGGGGCTGCTCGAGGCGGGCGTGCGGGTGATCGATCTCTCGGGCGCCTTCCGCCTCCAGGACACGGCGGCCTACCCGTCCTTCTACAACTTCACCCACGGCTCGCCCGCGCTGCTGGCGGAGGCGGTGTATGGCCTGCCGGAGCTCGTCTCGCGCGAGCGCATCGCCCGGGCGCGGCTGGTGTCCAACCCGGGCTGTTACGCCACCGCGTGCGCGCTGTCCGTGGCGCCGCTGTTGCGCGCGGGGCTGCTCGACGAGGGCTCCATCATCTTCGACGCCGCCTCGGGCACTACGGGCGCGGGCCGCAAGGGCAACGAGGACATGAGCTTCAGCGAGGTGGACGAGGACTTCCGCGCCTACCGCGTGCTGCGCCACCAGCACACGCCGGAGATCGCCCAGACGCTCGCGGGGGTGGCCGGGCGTGCCGTGCCGCTCACCTTCACCGCGCACCTGTTGCCACTCAAGCGCGGCATCCTCGTCACCGCCTACGCGCGCCTGGCCCAGGGCGCCACCGCCGCCGAGGCCCGCGCCGCCCTGGAGAAGAGCTACGCGGACTGCCCCTTCCTCTCGGTGGAGTCCTCGCCGGACGCGGTGGGGCTCAAGGCCGTGGTGGGCACCAACCGCTGCACGGTGGGGCTCGCCGTGGACGCCACGGGGCATGATCCGGGCCGCGTGGTGGTGACGGCGGCGATCGACAACCTGGTCAAGGGCGCCGCGGGCCAGGCCGTGCAGAACCTCAACCTCATGAAGGGCTGGGAGGAGACGCTCGGCCTGTCCACCCTCCGGGGCTTCACTCCGTGA
- a CDS encoding LysR family transcriptional regulator encodes MDDLNVIRIFLAAADAGSFAQAALKLRVTRSAVAKAIARLEAQTGTRLFHRTTRVVSLTDEGRALQVRCARTIADLEGAIDDLPSRRDEPQGILRMTLVVSEATTVPSAFSREEDGLGCKPIELCIRTLGLVVVEGIMHSRQRPPVAEKCVT; translated from the coding sequence ATGGACGATCTGAATGTCATACGGATATTTCTGGCCGCAGCCGACGCGGGCAGCTTCGCCCAAGCGGCTCTCAAGCTCCGCGTCACCCGGTCTGCGGTCGCCAAGGCGATCGCGAGGCTGGAGGCGCAGACCGGGACGCGGCTGTTCCACCGAACAACCAGGGTCGTGTCGCTCACCGACGAAGGGCGCGCCCTTCAGGTCCGATGCGCCCGGACGATCGCCGATCTCGAAGGGGCGATCGACGATCTGCCCAGTCGCCGCGATGAGCCGCAGGGCATCCTTCGCATGACCTTGGTGGTGTCCGAGGCCACCACCGTGCCGAGTGCGTTCAGCCGCGAAGAGGATGGGCTTGGATGCAAGCCGATCGAACTCTGTATCAGGACTCTCGGTCTTGTAGTCGTAGAAGGCATCATGCATTCGCGTCAGCGCCCTCCCGTAGCCGAGAAGTGCGTGACGTAG
- a CDS encoding ornithine carbamoyltransferase: MKQDFLSLADLTEADYRSLFDRAHALKASRKRKEVVTTLAGRHLVAVFEKASTRTHLSFEAAMYQLGGTVTTITSASSQIARGETIEDTARVISGYADCIMFRTFGDDRLQAFAKASAVPVINGLSEGGHPVQVLADLFTVEERLGGVKGKTVAFLGDCASNMGRSFVEATRFFDFHLRLGCPEGYRPAASLLAEAGGRVHVTADPSEAVQGADVLVTDVWTSMGQEAESARRMKDLNGYQLDEALLAQAKPGAIVRPACQRTAARRSPRGCSTVPSRRCGTRRRTACTCRRRSSSGSSSAEPRRLPAAPPRRERLHRTHR; encoded by the coding sequence GTGAAGCAAGACTTCCTCTCCCTGGCGGACCTCACCGAGGCCGACTACCGGTCCCTCTTCGACCGGGCGCATGCCCTCAAGGCGAGTCGCAAGCGCAAGGAGGTGGTGACGACGCTGGCCGGCCGCCACCTGGTGGCGGTGTTCGAGAAGGCCTCGACGCGCACCCACCTGTCCTTCGAGGCGGCCATGTACCAGCTCGGCGGCACGGTGACGACGATCACCTCGGCGAGCAGCCAGATCGCCCGCGGCGAGACGATCGAGGACACCGCGCGCGTCATCTCCGGCTACGCGGACTGCATCATGTTCCGCACCTTCGGGGACGACCGGCTCCAGGCGTTCGCCAAGGCGTCGGCGGTGCCCGTCATCAACGGCCTGTCCGAGGGAGGCCATCCGGTGCAGGTGCTGGCGGACCTGTTCACGGTGGAGGAGCGGCTGGGCGGAGTGAAGGGCAAGACGGTGGCGTTCCTGGGTGACTGCGCGAGCAACATGGGCCGCTCGTTCGTGGAGGCCACGCGCTTTTTCGACTTCCACCTGCGGCTGGGCTGTCCCGAGGGCTACCGTCCGGCGGCGTCGCTGCTGGCCGAGGCCGGGGGGCGCGTGCACGTCACGGCGGACCCCTCCGAGGCCGTCCAGGGCGCGGACGTGCTGGTGACGGACGTGTGGACGAGCATGGGCCAGGAGGCCGAGTCCGCTCGGCGCATGAAGGATTTGAATGGCTACCAGCTCGACGAGGCCCTGCTGGCCCAGGCGAAGCCGGGCGCCATCGTGCGGCCTGCCTGCCAGCGCACCGCGGCGAGGAGATCTCCGCGGGGGTGCTCGACGGTCCCCAGTCGGCGGTGTGGGACGAGGCGGAGAACCGCATGCACGTGCAGAAGGCGCTCATCGAGCGGCTCATCCTCGGCTGAGCCCCGGCGGCTCCCGGCGGCCCCTCCCCGCCGGGAGCGTCTCCATCGCACTCATAGATGA
- a CDS encoding NAD-dependent epimerase/dehydratase family protein: protein MTRKTVLVTGANGYIGNAVAKAFSRAGWKVYGLVRRAEAANDLARHEIHPVIGTPEDLSFLDQTEGSVFDVIVSNTEDPKNAVDHLAKVRTMMNTIVRRSEDAGVRPLVMFSSGCKDYGMMAEKHGDAALAPHTENSPLNPPEVLIARCTLGATLLDKVQTPYDAIVLRPTIVYGLSSSLYGSLFDLAAKSDGVLRFMADPNAVMHSCHVDDCAEAYVMLAEHPNRSGVVGQAFNISNARYETAQQIGEALARSYGLTLEFAAPEDGSGLNLNSVHGLANSWQWVGSDKIRAVIGWKERRATFAEAIEEYRLAYEAIVPAKNQHVRDAAGAPGVCRT from the coding sequence ATGACCCGAAAGACAGTCCTCGTGACGGGCGCAAACGGCTACATCGGAAACGCGGTCGCCAAGGCGTTCAGCCGCGCCGGGTGGAAGGTCTACGGCCTGGTCCGGCGCGCGGAGGCGGCCAACGATCTGGCTCGTCATGAGATCCACCCGGTCATCGGTACGCCGGAAGATCTGTCCTTCCTGGATCAGACCGAGGGCTCGGTGTTCGACGTGATCGTGTCGAATACCGAAGACCCCAAGAATGCGGTCGACCATCTGGCGAAGGTTCGCACGATGATGAACACGATCGTGCGCCGGAGCGAGGACGCCGGAGTCCGTCCGCTGGTCATGTTCTCCAGTGGTTGCAAAGATTACGGCATGATGGCCGAAAAGCACGGCGATGCAGCGCTTGCCCCCCACACGGAAAACAGCCCGCTCAATCCTCCTGAGGTGCTGATTGCGCGGTGCACGCTCGGCGCGACGCTGCTCGACAAGGTTCAGACGCCCTATGACGCGATCGTCCTGCGCCCGACGATCGTCTATGGATTGTCATCCAGTCTCTACGGTTCGCTGTTCGATCTGGCAGCAAAGAGTGATGGCGTCCTCAGGTTCATGGCCGATCCAAACGCCGTGATGCACTCCTGCCACGTCGATGACTGTGCCGAGGCCTATGTGATGCTCGCTGAGCATCCGAACCGCAGCGGGGTTGTGGGCCAAGCCTTCAACATCTCAAACGCGCGATATGAGACGGCGCAGCAGATCGGAGAGGCGCTGGCGCGCTCTTATGGGCTCACGCTGGAGTTTGCCGCGCCGGAAGACGGTTCGGGTTTGAATTTAAACTCCGTGCACGGCCTCGCCAATTCCTGGCAGTGGGTTGGCTCGGACAAAATCCGCGCCGTCATCGGCTGGAAGGAACGGCGAGCGACCTTCGCCGAGGCGATCGAAGAATACCGCCTCGCCTACGAGGCGATAGTTCCCGCCAAGAACCAACATGTGCGCGACGCCGCCGGAGCCCCAGGAGTGTGTCGGACTTGA
- the argH gene encoding argininosuccinate lyase gives MTIAKTAATGGTGLHPEVLAFTSSLSLDKALLREDVVGSLAHLTMLSRTRLIPSEDARAIREQLVAIWKASQAGTLRLADEEDVHMAVEVEITRVLGERAGLLHTGRSRNDQVAVDLRLHVREKVAETLGVLATLIEGLVARAEAERGVILPSYTHRQRAQPISLAYQLCGYAAMFVRDVDALGFVLQSVAPMPLGVGAIGGTSLPIDREVTRELLRFPRVTMNGLDTVGDRDFAMDFAYAAMRSLLHASRVATDFYDFASPEFGFVKLDGEIACGSSMMPQKRNPDVFELIRGKAGRAVGNLTNLAVLVKGLPVGYSRDLQEDRQVLLETGPLLTSVLSMLHLALGKVYFDKEKCLAAVESDYMQATDVAEALAMKGIPFRTAYKSTGALVRACQEKGLPLAQVTLELAQSVDARFDAEVLKSADPRRAVERKANAGGTGPASVEKQLVELKSHAARAREMATAIPRLATLFDSLQEAAL, from the coding sequence ATGACGATTGCCAAGACGGCCGCGACGGGCGGAACCGGCCTCCACCCGGAAGTGTTGGCCTTCACCAGCTCGCTGTCGCTCGACAAGGCCCTGCTGCGCGAGGATGTGGTGGGCAGCCTCGCCCACCTCACCATGCTCTCGCGCACCCGCCTCATTCCCTCCGAGGACGCGCGCGCCATCCGCGAGCAGCTCGTGGCCATCTGGAAGGCCTCCCAGGCGGGCACGCTGCGGCTGGCCGACGAGGAAGACGTGCACATGGCCGTGGAGGTGGAGATCACCCGCGTGCTGGGTGAGCGCGCGGGCCTGCTGCACACCGGGCGCTCGCGCAATGATCAGGTGGCGGTCGACCTGCGGCTGCACGTGCGCGAGAAGGTGGCCGAGACGCTCGGCGTGCTGGCCACGCTCATCGAGGGCCTCGTGGCCCGGGCCGAGGCCGAGCGCGGCGTCATCCTCCCCTCCTATACGCACCGCCAGCGCGCGCAGCCCATCTCCCTGGCCTACCAGCTGTGTGGCTACGCGGCCATGTTCGTCCGGGACGTGGACGCGCTCGGCTTCGTGCTGCAGAGCGTGGCGCCGATGCCCCTGGGCGTGGGCGCCATCGGCGGCACGTCCCTGCCCATCGATCGCGAGGTGACGCGCGAGCTGTTGCGCTTTCCCCGCGTGACGATGAACGGCCTGGACACGGTGGGCGACCGCGACTTCGCCATGGACTTCGCGTACGCGGCGATGCGCTCGCTGCTGCACGCCAGCCGCGTGGCCACGGACTTCTACGACTTCGCCTCGCCCGAGTTCGGCTTCGTGAAGCTGGACGGGGAGATCGCCTGCGGCTCGAGCATGATGCCGCAGAAGCGCAACCCGGACGTCTTCGAGCTCATCCGTGGCAAGGCGGGACGCGCGGTGGGCAACCTGACCAACCTGGCGGTGCTCGTGAAGGGCCTGCCGGTGGGCTACAGCCGCGACCTGCAGGAGGACCGGCAGGTGTTGCTGGAGACGGGGCCGCTGCTCACCAGCGTGCTGTCCATGCTCCACCTGGCGCTGGGCAAGGTGTACTTCGACAAGGAGAAGTGCCTGGCCGCGGTGGAGTCGGACTACATGCAGGCCACGGACGTGGCCGAGGCGCTGGCGATGAAGGGCATTCCCTTCCGCACGGCCTACAAGTCCACGGGCGCGCTGGTGCGCGCGTGCCAGGAGAAGGGGCTGCCGCTGGCGCAGGTGACGCTGGAGCTGGCCCAGTCGGTGGATGCGCGCTTCGACGCCGAGGTGCTCAAGAGCGCGGATCCGCGGCGCGCGGTGGAGCGCAAGGCCAACGCGGGGGGCACCGGCCCCGCGTCGGTGGAGAAACAACTGGTGGAACTCAAGTCCCACGCGGCGCGCGCGCGGGAGATGGCCACGGCCATCCCCCGGCTCGCCACCCTCTTCGACTCGCTGCAGGAGGCTGCACTGTGA
- the argJ gene encoding bifunctional glutamate N-acetyltransferase/amino-acid acetyltransferase ArgJ produces MRVPPGFFFSGQHAGLKPQRKDVALVYSDTPCAAAGCFTANKARSAPVQDAEPRLPAADVQAVLVNSGNANALTGAAGLEAVRTLREELGQLLSVSPSAVLCASTGVIGHPLPVPKVRAVLAPLKEGLRPESDAAAEAIMTTDTRPKQVWRSVRLFDRDVTVSAIFKGSGMMHPSLATVIAVIVTDCAIAPEPLATALRQAVSCSFNSLTVDGDMSPNDTVYALANGRAGNPPLTGTGPEWDAFTSTLTELCQEMAREIAADGEGATKLLEVEVTGVPTPAIAQDLARAVAGSTLVKAAVFGADPNWGRVLATVGARAGTQGYAVDPYPARVSIQGVCVYEGTPQPYDATVLKARMREPEVRVEVHLTDGEASAVAWGCDLSYDYVKINADYTSLIVSKPDGGVGKDDRLANYSPAFKTTLLVESLSYISRFRGKRCVIRYGGAAMVKESLKQAFCRDIELLRSAGLQPIIVHGGGPELTRTLDKLGLRQEGVLVSDDSGLKVVEMVLSGSVNSDLVTILNNMGDRAVGLSGKDGAMIRARRMSSEDGRSREHVGEVTRVNPEFLEMMLGQGYVPVISPVGLGEDGLTYDLGSDVVAAEVATALKAHKLVYLHDAPGILKDKELFSELTAAQLQTHLDAGAFSGSMQTRAIMAIKAIGGGVERVHVIDGRVPHSLIAELFTDKGVGTLVTR; encoded by the coding sequence GTGAGGGTCCCTCCGGGATTCTTCTTCTCCGGTCAGCACGCCGGCCTCAAACCCCAGCGCAAGGACGTGGCGCTCGTCTACAGCGACACGCCCTGTGCCGCCGCGGGCTGCTTCACCGCCAACAAGGCCCGCTCCGCGCCCGTGCAGGACGCCGAGCCCCGCCTGCCCGCCGCGGACGTCCAGGCCGTGCTCGTCAACTCGGGCAACGCCAACGCCCTCACTGGCGCCGCGGGGCTCGAGGCCGTGCGCACCCTGCGCGAGGAGCTCGGCCAGCTCCTCTCCGTCTCCCCCTCCGCCGTGCTCTGCGCCTCCACGGGCGTCATCGGCCATCCGCTGCCCGTGCCCAAGGTGCGCGCGGTGCTCGCCCCGCTCAAGGAGGGCCTGCGCCCCGAGTCGGATGCCGCCGCCGAGGCCATCATGACCACCGACACGCGCCCCAAGCAGGTGTGGCGCTCGGTGCGGCTCTTCGACCGGGACGTGACGGTGTCCGCCATCTTCAAGGGCTCGGGGATGATGCACCCGTCGCTCGCCACGGTCATCGCCGTCATCGTCACCGATTGCGCCATCGCCCCGGAGCCGCTCGCCACCGCCCTGCGCCAGGCCGTGTCCTGCTCCTTCAACAGCCTGACGGTGGACGGGGACATGAGCCCCAACGACACCGTGTACGCGCTGGCCAACGGCCGGGCGGGCAACCCTCCCCTCACCGGCACCGGGCCGGAGTGGGACGCCTTCACCAGCACCCTGACGGAGCTGTGCCAGGAGATGGCGCGGGAGATCGCCGCGGACGGCGAGGGCGCCACCAAGCTGCTGGAGGTGGAGGTGACGGGCGTGCCCACCCCGGCGATCGCCCAGGATCTGGCGCGCGCCGTGGCGGGCTCCACCCTGGTGAAGGCGGCCGTCTTCGGGGCCGATCCCAACTGGGGCCGGGTGCTGGCCACCGTGGGCGCGCGCGCTGGCACCCAGGGCTACGCCGTGGACCCCTACCCCGCCCGGGTCAGCATCCAGGGCGTCTGCGTCTACGAGGGCACGCCCCAGCCCTACGACGCCACGGTGCTCAAGGCCCGCATGCGCGAGCCCGAGGTGCGCGTGGAGGTGCACCTCACCGATGGCGAGGCGTCCGCCGTGGCGTGGGGGTGCGATCTCTCGTACGACTACGTGAAGATCAACGCGGACTACACCTCGCTCATCGTGTCCAAGCCGGACGGCGGCGTGGGCAAGGATGACCGGCTGGCCAACTACAGCCCCGCCTTCAAGACGACGCTGCTCGTCGAGTCGCTCTCGTACATCTCGCGCTTCCGCGGCAAGCGCTGCGTCATCCGCTACGGCGGCGCGGCCATGGTGAAGGAGTCGCTCAAGCAGGCCTTCTGCCGCGACATCGAGCTTTTGCGCTCCGCGGGCCTGCAACCCATCATCGTCCACGGGGGCGGGCCGGAGCTCACCCGCACGTTGGACAAGCTGGGCCTGCGCCAGGAGGGCGTGCTCGTCTCGGACGACTCGGGCCTCAAGGTGGTGGAGATGGTGCTGTCGGGCTCGGTCAACTCCGACCTCGTCACCATCCTCAACAACATGGGGGACCGGGCCGTGGGCCTGTCCGGCAAGGACGGGGCGATGATCCGCGCCCGGCGCATGTCCAGCGAGGACGGGCGCTCGCGCGAGCACGTGGGCGAGGTGACGCGCGTCAACCCCGAGTTCCTGGAGATGATGCTCGGCCAGGGCTATGTGCCCGTCATCTCCCCGGTGGGCCTGGGCGAGGACGGCCTCACCTATGACCTGGGCTCGGACGTGGTGGCCGCCGAGGTGGCCACGGCCCTCAAGGCGCACAAGCTCGTCTACCTGCACGACGCACCGGGCATCCTCAAGGACAAGGAGCTCTTCAGCGAGCTGACGGCCGCGCAACTCCAGACCCACCTGGACGCCGGCGCCTTCAGCGGCAGCATGCAGACGCGCGCGATCATGGCCATCAAGGCCATTGGCGGGGGCGTGGAGCGGGTGCACGTCATCGACGGGCGCGTGCCCCACAGCCTCATCGCCGAACTCTTCACCGACAAGGGCGTGGGCACGCTTGTCACCCGTTGA
- a CDS encoding carboxypeptidase-like regulatory domain-containing protein, protein MNRSGMGLLARVLLAGVLLLGCGQSFGDWVLGCRDDGDCADDQVCFVDGCGDPGRNLVVEVVPNPKEGLFAQDLRVDELRDQQTLLLSGPSTLRARVRVQGPTSSTAYSAPITLRISGESLLIPGVQRRQEASTLDPNAEGIYSLSVASGRYAVELLTANKELPPLSSSSDVQPGSSAMLDFLLPDPSQLVRLTARVLRYDKELMPADVPLEVQALDERKNPLTQRAEVNGPTGLFSLVLRRTDFERDSLTLRVTSTNDLVPQMLVHLDPSRALLEPILLPDYGEPVRLQGRVVDPQGKPVAGATLFVSGSVLGGGQYRSPQVESQGDGTFELLTLPSSPLGSNRELLLTILPRANSPAGSTETSIVVPRVSVSKLGDVVCQQRRKVEGTVLGPVGSLPAAGVLVEATLLKEVAGTPRPASSRVEALRRTDEAGHFELWLDPGVYRFDFTSLENLPRFSRIVTVHPWVSPPPATPQEVSVTLPKGRRVTGYVRLGEGSGQQPDVPNAALRFYRLVAVEGENSALLLGETTSNAAGAFSTTLPLP, encoded by the coding sequence ATGAACCGCTCGGGCATGGGACTGTTGGCGAGGGTACTGCTCGCGGGGGTGCTGCTGCTGGGCTGTGGCCAGTCCTTTGGGGATTGGGTCCTGGGCTGCCGCGATGACGGCGACTGCGCGGACGACCAGGTGTGCTTCGTCGACGGGTGCGGCGATCCGGGCAGGAACCTCGTGGTGGAGGTCGTCCCCAACCCCAAGGAGGGCCTGTTCGCCCAGGATCTGAGGGTGGACGAGCTGCGCGACCAGCAGACGCTGTTGCTCAGCGGCCCCTCCACGCTCCGGGCGCGGGTGCGCGTGCAGGGGCCGACCTCCAGCACGGCCTACTCCGCCCCCATCACCCTGCGCATCTCGGGCGAGAGCCTGCTCATCCCCGGAGTGCAGCGCAGGCAGGAGGCCAGCACGTTGGATCCCAACGCCGAGGGCATCTACTCGCTGTCGGTGGCCTCGGGGCGCTACGCGGTGGAGCTGCTCACCGCCAACAAAGAGCTTCCTCCCCTGTCCAGCAGCAGCGACGTGCAGCCGGGCAGCAGCGCCATGCTCGACTTCCTCCTGCCCGATCCCTCCCAGCTCGTCCGGCTGACCGCCAGGGTGTTGCGCTACGACAAAGAGCTCATGCCCGCGGACGTGCCGCTGGAAGTGCAGGCGCTCGATGAGCGGAAGAATCCGCTGACCCAGCGGGCGGAGGTGAATGGCCCCACCGGGCTGTTCTCCCTGGTGTTGCGCCGGACGGACTTCGAGCGCGACTCGCTCACCCTGCGGGTCACCTCCACGAACGACCTGGTGCCCCAGATGCTCGTCCACCTCGATCCGAGCCGGGCGCTGCTCGAGCCCATCCTGCTGCCCGACTATGGGGAGCCGGTGCGGCTCCAGGGACGGGTGGTGGACCCGCAGGGCAAGCCGGTGGCCGGGGCCACGCTCTTCGTGTCGGGCTCGGTGCTGGGCGGCGGGCAGTACCGCAGCCCGCAGGTGGAGTCCCAGGGGGATGGCACCTTCGAGCTCCTCACGCTGCCCAGCTCCCCGTTGGGCAGCAACCGCGAGCTCCTGCTGACCATCCTGCCGCGAGCGAACTCCCCCGCCGGCTCCACGGAGACGAGCATCGTGGTGCCGCGCGTGAGCGTCTCGAAGCTCGGGGACGTGGTCTGCCAGCAGCGGCGCAAGGTGGAGGGCACCGTGCTGGGGCCCGTCGGCTCGCTGCCCGCCGCGGGCGTCCTGGTGGAGGCCACACTGCTCAAGGAAGTGGCGGGCACGCCCCGGCCCGCCTCCAGTCGCGTCGAGGCGCTCCGCCGCACGGACGAGGCGGGCCACTTCGAGCTCTGGCTGGATCCCGGCGTCTACCGCTTCGACTTCACCTCCCTGGAGAACCTGCCCCGCTTCAGCCGCATCGTCACGGTGCACCCCTGGGTGTCGCCCCCGCCCGCCACGCCCCAGGAAGTCTCCGTCACGCTGCCCAAGGGCCGCCGCGTCACCGGCTATGTCCGCCTCGGCGAGGGGAGCGGGCAGCAGCCCGACGTGCCCAACGCCGCCCTGCGCTTCTACCGCCTGGTGGCCGTGGAGGGAGAGAACTCCGCCCTGCTGCTCGGCGAGACGACGTCGAACGCGGCTGGCGCCTTCTCCACCACCCTGCCCCTGCCCTGA
- a CDS encoding ATP-binding protein → MARGPAEQQLQRSNRLLQALTEAQLEFIEGSGTSRLFNKLLGVLLDLTDSEYGFIGEVHHNEDGSPFLRTHAITNIAWTDELREHYARMAPTGMEFRNLRSLFGVVLTRKEPVVANTPATDSRRGGIPEGHPALRAFLGLPFKSGGEMVGMVGIANRPGGYDEGVIEFLQPFLSTCSSVILGWRSEQRRRRAEELLRQSEEELRHHRDQLEALVQSRTAKLRLATRELEAQQLQIHQSERMASLGQVAAGIAHEINNPMGYIMSNLSSLTQYVSYFTRLLRLYTELEEAMGPERKRPPDELLERLRALRQEENLDYLLGDVDELLQDSRAGAQRVKDIVHSLRSFVREETAQPQLVDLNKELATALKMMMHQFEGRCEVRHDYGQVPLIRGYPTQLSQVFTNLLSNAAHAITERGEIRVATQQEENMVVVRFSDTGHGMPPEVRAKLFTPFFTTKPPGKGTGLGLSISYNIITRHQGRVEVQSQPGQGTTFILRFPIANDETGPAKSVKPQVLADDAA, encoded by the coding sequence GTGGCTCGCGGCCCTGCAGAGCAGCAGCTCCAACGCTCCAACCGCCTGCTCCAGGCCCTCACCGAGGCGCAGCTGGAGTTCATCGAGGGCAGTGGTACGAGTCGACTTTTCAACAAGTTACTCGGGGTACTGCTCGATTTGACAGACAGTGAATACGGCTTCATTGGCGAGGTGCACCACAACGAGGATGGCTCGCCCTTCCTGCGGACCCACGCCATCACCAACATCGCCTGGACGGACGAGCTGAGGGAGCATTACGCCCGGATGGCGCCCACGGGCATGGAGTTCCGCAACCTCCGTTCTCTCTTCGGAGTCGTGCTCACCCGGAAGGAGCCGGTGGTGGCCAACACGCCCGCGACGGACTCGCGCCGGGGTGGCATCCCCGAGGGACACCCCGCCTTGCGCGCCTTTCTGGGTCTGCCCTTCAAGTCCGGTGGAGAGATGGTGGGGATGGTGGGCATCGCCAACCGCCCCGGAGGTTATGACGAGGGGGTCATCGAGTTCCTCCAGCCCTTCCTCTCCACCTGCAGCAGCGTCATCCTGGGGTGGCGCAGTGAGCAGCGACGGCGGCGCGCCGAGGAGCTGCTGCGCCAGAGCGAGGAGGAGCTCCGCCACCACCGCGACCAGTTGGAGGCGCTGGTGCAGAGCCGGACCGCGAAGCTGAGGCTCGCCACCCGGGAGCTGGAGGCCCAGCAGCTCCAGATCCATCAGTCCGAGCGCATGGCCTCGTTGGGACAGGTCGCGGCCGGCATCGCCCATGAGATCAACAATCCCATGGGCTACATCATGAGCAACCTGTCCTCGCTCACCCAGTACGTCTCGTACTTCACGCGGCTGCTGCGGCTCTACACCGAGCTGGAAGAGGCCATGGGTCCAGAGCGAAAGAGGCCGCCGGACGAGCTGCTCGAGCGCCTGCGCGCCTTGCGGCAGGAGGAGAACCTGGACTACCTGCTCGGAGACGTGGACGAGCTGCTCCAGGACTCGCGCGCGGGGGCCCAGCGCGTGAAGGACATCGTCCACAGCTTGAGGAGCTTCGTCCGGGAGGAGACCGCACAGCCACAGCTGGTCGACCTGAACAAGGAGCTGGCCACCGCGTTGAAGATGATGATGCATCAGTTCGAGGGCCGGTGCGAGGTGCGGCACGACTACGGGCAGGTGCCGCTCATCCGTGGCTACCCCACCCAGCTCAGCCAGGTGTTCACCAACCTGCTGAGCAACGCCGCCCATGCCATCACGGAGCGGGGGGAGATCCGCGTTGCCACGCAGCAGGAGGAGAATATGGTGGTGGTGCGCTTCTCGGACACGGGGCATGGGATGCCGCCAGAGGTGCGCGCCAAGCTCTTCACCCCGTTCTTCACCACCAAGCCCCCTGGCAAGGGAACGGGGTTGGGCCTGTCCATCAGCTACAACATCATCACCCGCCACCAGGGCCGCGTCGAGGTGCAGAGCCAGCCAGGTCAGGGCACCACCTTCATCCTCCGGTTCCCCATCGCGAACGACGAGACGGGTCCGGCAAAGAGCGTGAAGCCCCAGGTCCTCGCGGACGACGCCGCGTGA
- the argR gene encoding arginine repressor: MSPLRNNGDKAARQDAIRRIVRTHQVGTQEELGQLLSREGFDVTQATLSRDLAQLGAMRVSLPEGGTVYGLEAAPPRGGESRLMELGEMILSVEDNEMLVVVRTRPGSAPLVASAIDHARLLECLGTLAGDDTIFVAPARGRSTRTLNRKLKAFFGKEDTP; the protein is encoded by the coding sequence GTGAGTCCGCTTCGGAACAATGGAGACAAGGCCGCGCGCCAGGACGCCATCCGCCGCATCGTGCGCACGCACCAGGTGGGTACCCAGGAGGAGCTGGGACAGCTGCTCTCGCGCGAGGGCTTCGACGTCACCCAGGCCACGCTCTCGAGGGACCTGGCGCAGCTGGGCGCCATGCGCGTGTCCCTGCCCGAGGGCGGCACGGTGTACGGCCTGGAGGCGGCCCCCCCGCGCGGGGGCGAGTCCCGATTGATGGAGCTGGGGGAGATGATCCTCTCGGTGGAGGACAACGAGATGCTCGTCGTCGTCCGCACCCGTCCCGGCTCCGCGCCCCTGGTGGCCTCGGCCATCGATCACGCGCGGCTGCTCGAGTGCCTGGGGACGCTCGCCGGAGATGACACCATCTTCGTCGCCCCGGCGCGGGGCCGCTCCACGCGCACGTTGAACCGGAAGTTGAAAGCCTTCTTTGGAAAGGAAGACACCCCATGA